AGAAAGCACCAAAAACAAGGCAAACAGCAGCACGCACCACCCAAGATACCGGAGGTCATAGAAGCCGGCTTTGGAGATCTCGGCGGCTCCGAAGAACGAGTAGGGAGACAGAAAACTGATAGCCCGGTTACTGACGATGTTGGAGAAGCTGGTAATGCAATACTCAACGAACACAACCAAACCGGCAGTCAGCAGCGGACTGCGGTTGCGGGAAAACAAAACTCCCACCATCAGCCCCATTGCAGCGAAGAACAGCGTCACAAGGGTCAGGGACAGGGCAATCAGGAAAAACTCTCCCCAAGGAGTTCCGGAACGGAATGTTGCCATGGCGAAAAGGGAAGCCAGCAGATACGCCGCACCCACGATCGCCACGCCGACAAACACCGTCCATGCCTTTGCCCAATAAATTGCTTTCCGGGGAAAGGGCTTTGTAAACAGGTATTCCGAGGTTCCTTCCGTACATTCTCTGGTGTGAATGGAAATGCCGAAGTGCATCCCGAAAACGCCGGAGGCAATCATGAAAAAGCTGGTCAGGAACCCGTAAATACCCAGCGGAGAGGTCAGGTATTCCATCGATACGCCGACGCTCCTGTAAAAGTCCGTGGTGCCCATGGTTTCAAAGAGTTCCACGGAGGCCGCATCCAGAAAGCTGTAATAAGTCGGTGTCATGAAAAAGATGCACGCAGCCAAGGCGATGGCCCAGCCCAGGATATAGGTTCGATGCCTTCTCAGTTCATATTTCAAAATGACCATGCCTGACACCTCCTTACGCATAGTAGTGCAGGAAGATCTCCTCCAAAGAGGGTTCTTCCAAAAGCACATCGTCCAAATGCAGCAGGTGAAGCTTGTCAATGATCGCCGTGATATTGCCGTTATACACAAAGGAAACAGAGGTCTTGTCAGGACTCTCGGTGTAGTTGGCAATGCCGGGCAGGCCCCA
The genomic region above belongs to Fibrobacter sp. UWB4 and contains:
- a CDS encoding ABC transporter permease subunit — translated: MVILKYELRRHRTYILGWAIALAACIFFMTPTYYSFLDAASVELFETMGTTDFYRSVGVSMEYLTSPLGIYGFLTSFFMIASGVFGMHFGISIHTRECTEGTSEYLFTKPFPRKAIYWAKAWTVFVGVAIVGAAYLLASLFAMATFRSGTPWGEFFLIALSLTLVTLFFAAMGLMVGVLFSRNRSPLLTAGLVVFVEYCITSFSNIVSNRAISFLSPYSFFGAAEISKAGFYDLRYLGWCVLLFALFLVLSYGVFLKKDIQFRS